A genomic stretch from Oreochromis niloticus isolate F11D_XX linkage group LG11, O_niloticus_UMD_NMBU, whole genome shotgun sequence includes:
- the LOC100706567 gene encoding histone-lysine N-methyltransferase ASH1L isoform X1, whose product MDQRVKGGTPPTTASTLDPASAPEDSEQDQVAEKKRRGEVENGEAVGKKEEEKKGGGKKREGDKGAVLELLIEGRCGSVGQQQLQLSGREASCPEGNVRVRIGLQTKRTKKPPKILESYVCKPTIRTYQRQGRGGLLKGDGEGGGAGQQSKTSSAPDEANREQHSGLDAVQTTSKQTASAASPPVTSSIPLSSSSSQSVSLSPTFSTASSPASVPVVTSQGTKSTKQVPIKLADKTEVNSSERVKKDKSQSVNGQPVLAGPKPCSPTTDQAASTTPSSPCIQTQSPLETRNDENTSKKHNGLVQTTKQKGLSNGKGSSNILGTPTSSKVKVGKHSTSTSTSSMDSSTRPPVSTGSHKELSLSNKSRPESPSYPSITPKPQSTPAVELSVQSQGHDPSVEHPLEKKREKERKAKKEKRKDKKSKRDRLEADKAKNEGRKEEGKKKKKEKGKDGKSRHGKEKDERHRSDDIRKDDLKSDRGKVEKKRDKLSPDRQRIEDNSAKCGETADNGKLDKTCKLVNTGRVDEKEKTDDSCKSVKQAEAATTTGDTSKSKEQDVSRHSTVPPSHPSSSAPPPVPTPSAHSPISPPSSPQEQDSRPLKKRKARRPSWTKLVHRAQRVENQEAPSDSLQNPLLSFTQNTKTPLPAKATIQQSDESHPATSGSLTSSSSPVSSATKPPTPKQNHPTSESSPPSSRSPINTVRKRGRPKSYSSSLDEPPPQLTPNDIPTEVPLRGCDGVPKAPVLEPSAILQCAAQSKSSPKKRGRPPKRPFPEEASGDPLNHADHTVSGKDFHPPEKGNRQLKIRRLINEMKKRKKRRFHKVMLSGYLGKEGRAGEAADGETSQRMCKSIEATTVHTLSALSSSFGSKLGPQINVSKRGTIYMGKRRGRKPKSQTANLNSNSQNSTHSSLFTSPSETSLFSTNQPQPPPSHPFPSPSLTHSSGAQSPYSEGSLAEPTSSLLFPHPFSLPSPSSSCTSPRPPSSSSLSPFVKKSCPCQGRHHFPFHQSSCKLSCPTPPLHHTPGSPGHLKEATPSPRSESHSEETLPSDSGIGTDNNSVSERGEMRGPRGVLRMGQGSGAILGGQRHLSSIMDCPSPVSSPLSHIPRHTNPMANSNTMERHRDRHRHRRRDYDCSPSCTCVCPCPCPGHNKCTHSDYYSCVGHNALKRQKNKHKKKHQQLHMQDPEFLAELEDLISQFSEVHIGRRSWARTGLGQGFDGSANAAGGRRHHSSSHSHRSNIFRINLNGFYSPHPSSFSANPTFSPQPFYPCHCNRKPDRRQCGCPSKFQETIENMGFYNSYPTTSTLYHHLPSYTLPSPHQYAPHQPHHAHFLLNPPRFHRRRSRLLREGALGGEIEGDMGVGSGGRPHLGSGFTSGFSYGCGRSEHKHKHKHRHRHCERDVDDEEEIHEDEEEDGVEREGLACSKSRLGFVLGQGEGGRKGARGTGSMLGKESTWLRENGNDSFSAVAAAAASSSSSADRYKHTSLTSLGLGSSHLSSFGGGWGGLGQSWAKFGSLGATAFGNSNPSWRGFTGDQHAGRLIASDGEDEDGDEDVQESHLYRTSPSPTHTNLFTSAAMATGGRGLRSGLAIRNQGSVERSWRRDEPAWTERRDAGLQGDSRSRGQQKSVPTSDSAALKNKRRPGRPRKHPLPSSVSSPAHLSATPSMSSPEILPGHSHVRDEREVGGRTEERLPERDRGGGDTAQQVTESELQAKRKRGRKRKHSDSPCHQSVAEDKSECDALPECFSQSDVDQAPSQPVTIQREEKADGPPRKKFLRAGLYSDDYKTTDPPSQTQKNCKENMEYTPGENEYSLLPAPIHVGKYLRLKRIHFQLPYDVMWLWQHNQLHRQPAVPLKRKRRYCRLKERTASSQQTAEESSSDITSLFPHLDMEPLSSSERSFVVKHHVFLVRNWELVRDRQIRMRIERERERDAEGEGEEGDSRHLSCEGANGDDSHIKSDHPVGVEVTVISSDPPHQSQDTSSSFTASPCPTKTHSRHEEEGEEEKQGEGEVCSREQRRKRLNDLLLNLQHS is encoded by the exons ATGGACCAGAGAGTGAAGGGGGGAACCCCTCCGACCACAGCCTCCACTCTGGACCCCGCCTCTGCACCTGAAGACTCTGAGCAGGACCAAGTGGCAGAGAAAAAGAGGAGAGGGGAGGTAGAGAATGGCGAGGCAGTgggaaaaaaggaggaggagaaaaagggaggaggaaaaaagagagaaggagaCAAGGGGGCAGTGCTGGAGCTGCTCATCGAGGGGCGCTGTGGCAGCGTGGGGCAGCAACAGCTTCAGCTCTCTGGCAGAGAGGCCAGCTGCCCCGAGGGGAATGTAAGAGTCCGAATTGGTCTCCAAACCAAGCGCACCAAGAAACCGCCCAAGATCTTGGAGAGCTACGTCTGCAAGCCCACCATCAGGACCTATCAGAGACAAGGCAGGGGGGGTTTGCTGAAGGGCGATGGAGAAGGAGGGGGAGCGGGCCAGCAGAGTAAAACCAGCTCTGCCCCAGACGAAGCAAACAGAGAGCAACACTCAGGCTTGGATGCTGTCCAGACCACATCCAAACAAACTGCATCTGCTGCTTCACCACCAGTTACATCATCAATACCGTTGTCGTCTTCGTCATCACAGTCAGTGTCGCTGTCACCGACATTTTCTACAGCTTCCAGCCCGGCCTCTGTCCCTGTCGTAACCAGCCAAGGGACGAAGTCTACCAAACAG GTTCCTATCAAGCTGGCCGATAAGACAGAGGTGAATTCATCTGAGAGAGTGAAGAAAGACAAATCTCAGAGTGTCAATGGCCAGCCCGTCCTTGCAGGACCCAAACCCTGCTCACCCACAACAGACCAGGCAGCTTCAACTACTCCTTCCAGCCCATGCATCCAGACACAGTCTCCACTGGAAACCAGGAATGACGAAAACACCTCCAAGAAGCATAATGGTTTGGTCCAGACAACCAAACAGAAGGGCCTGTCCAATGGGAAAGGCTCCTCTAACATTCTTGGCACTCCCACTTCATCCAAAGTCAAAGTTGGAAAACACAGCACTTCCACCTCTACTTCTTCCATGGACTCTTCGACAAGACCTCCAGTCTCCACTGGTTCCCATAAAGAACTTAGCCTTTCCAATAAGAGCAGGCCAGAATCTCCCTCCTATCCCTCAATTACCCCAAAACCGCAGTCAACCCCCGCTGTGGAACTCTCTGTCCAATCCCAAGGTCACGATCCCTCTGTAGAGCACCCGctggagaaaaagagagagaaagagagaaaagcaaaaaaagagaaacgcAAAGACAAGAAGTCGAAGCGAGATAGGCTGGAGGCTGATAAAGCAAAAAACGAGGGCAGAAAGGAGGAGggtaagaagaagaaaaaggaaaaagggaaGGACGGGAAATCGAGACATGGCAAAGAAAAGGATGAACGACATAGAAGTGATGATATACGGAAGGATGATCTAAAGAGTGACAGAGGGAAGGTTGAGAAAAAGAGGGATAAGCTCAGCCCAGACAGACAAAGAATAGAGGATAACAGTGCAAAAtgtggggaaacagctgacaacGGCAAGCTAGATAAAACCTGCAAATTAGTGAATACAGGCAGAGTAGATGAGAAGGAGAAGACAGATGACAGTTGTAAGTCAGTTAAACAAGCTgaggcagcaacaacaacaggtGACACCAGTAAATCAAAAGAACAGGACGTCTCAAGACATTCAACAGTGCCTCCAAGCcacccctcctcttctgctcctCCCCCTGTGCCCACGCCTTCTGCCCATTCTCCCATTTCTCCCCCTTCTTCCCCACAAGAGCAGGATAGCCGACCGCTCAAAAAACGTAAAGCCAGAAGGCCCAGCTGGACCAAGCTGGTGCACCGGGCTCAGAGAGTGGAAAATCAGGAAGCCCCTTCCGATTCTCTACAAAATCCTTTACTGAGTTTCACCCAGAACACCAAGACGCCCCTTCCCGCCAAAGCCACTATTCAGCAGAGTGATGAGTCACACCCAGCAACCTCTGGCTCCCTAACCAGCAGCTCCTCCCCAGTGTCTTCTGCAACCAAACCTCCAACCCCAAAGCAGAATCACCCCACATCAGAATCCAGCCCCCCTTCTTCCAGAAGCCCCATAAACACGGTCCGAAAAAGGGGTCGTCCTAAATCCTACAGCTCTAGTTTAGACGAACCTCCCCCTCAGCTTACACCAAACGATATCCCAACTGAGGTGCCTCTCCGGGGCTGTGACGGAGTTCCGAAAGCCCCTGTGCTGGAGCCAAGTGCAATACTGCAGTGTGCGGCTCAGTCTAAATCCAGCCCCAAGAAGCGTGGCCGGCCTCCCAAACGACCTTTCCCTGAGGAGGCGAGTGGAGATCCACTAAATCACGCTGATCATACAGTGAGTGGTAAAGATTTTCACCCCCCTGAAAAGGGAAACAGGCAGCTAAAGATCAGGAGGCTGAttaatgagatgaagaaaagaaagaagaggagattTCACAAAGTAATGCTGTCTGGGTATTtaggaaaggaaggaagggcAGGAGAGGCAGCAGATGGTGAGACTTCTCAGAGAATGTGTAAATCGATAGAGGCTACAACAGTACACACACTCTCAGCCCTGTCCTCCTCCTTTGGGAGTAAGCTAGGCCCTCAGATCAATGTGAGCAAGAGGGGGACCATCTACATGGGCAAGAGGCGAGGACGCAAGCCTAAATCCCAAACCGCTAACCTAAATTCAAACTCCCAGAACTCCACTCACTCCTCTCTGTTTACCAGTCCCTCGGAAACTTCTCTCTTCTCGACTAACCAACCCCAGCCTCCTCCGTCTCACCCGTTTCCCTCCCCATCTCTTACTCACTCCAGCGGGGCCCAGAGTCCTTACAGCGAGGGCAGCCTCGCAGAACCAACGTCCTCCCTACTTTTTCCTCACCCCttctccctcccctccccaTCCTCCTCCTGTACCTCCCCCCgtcctccctcctcctcatcGCTCTCTCCCTTTGTGAAGAAGAGCTGTCCATGTCAGGGAAGGCATCACTTCCCCTTTCACCAGTCTTCGTGTAAGCTCTCTTGCCCCACCCCTCCACTGCATCACACACCTGGCTCTCCTGGCCACCTGAAAGAGGCCACCCCGTCCCCGAGGAGTGAATCACACAGTGAAGAGACCCTGCCCAGCGACAGCGGGATTGGAACAGACAACAACAGCGTCTCTGAGCGAGGGGAGATGAGGGGACCTCGGGGCGTGCTGAGGATGGGTCAGGGGTCAGGAGCGATTCTAGGTGGTCAAAGGCACCTTTCTTCCATCATGGACTGTCCCTCTCCAGTCTCTTCGCCTCTGTCTCACATACCCAGACACACCAACCCCATGGCCAACTCAAATACCATGGAGCGGCACAGAGACCGACATCGACACAGGCGCAGGGATTACGACTGTTCTCCTTCCTGTACCTGCGTGTGTCCCTGCCCCTGTCCAGGACACAACAAGTGCACTCATTCGGACTATTATTCCTGTGTTGGGCACAATGCactgaagagacagaaaaataaacacaagaaGAAGCACCAGCAGCTGCACATGCAGGACCCAGAGTTTCTGGCCGAACTCGAAGATTTAATCAGTCAGTTCAGCGAGGTACATATTGGACGGCGTAGTTGGGCGAGGACAGGACTGGGACAGGGCTTTGATGGGAGTGCGAATGCTGCCGGAGGAAGGCGACATCACTCCTCCTCTCATTCCCATCGCTCCAACATTTTCAGGATCAATCTAAATGGCTTCTACTCTCCTCACCCGTCATCTTTCTCTGCTAATCCCACGTTCTCCCCGCAACCTTTCTACCCTTGCCACTGCAACAGAAAGCCAGACCGCAGGCAATGCGGCTGCCCTTCAAAGTTTCAGGAGACCATTGAGAATATGGGCTTCTACAACAGCTATCCCACAACCTCAACACTTTACCACCACCTCCCCTCCTACACGCTTCCATCTCCCCACCAGTATGCCCCCCATCAGCCCCACCACGCCCACTTTCTCCTTAATCCACCTAGGTTCCACAGGCGGAGGAGTAGGCTGCTGAGGGAGGGAGCTTTAGGAGGGGAAATTGAAGGGGATATGGGGGTAGGCAGTGGAGGACGGCCACACCTCGGCTCAGGGTTCACATCCGGCTTCTCTTACGGCTGCGGGAGGAgcgaacacaaacacaaacataaacatcGTCACAGGCACTGCGAACGAGACGTGGACGACGAGGAGGAGATACACGAGGACGAGGAGGAAGATGGAGTGGAAAGAGAGGGGCTGGCCTGCTCAAAGTCAAGGTTGGGGTTCGTTTTGGGGCaaggagaaggaggaaggaAAGGGGCAAGGGGAACAGGGAGCATGCTGGGTAAAGAATCAACTTGGTTGCGTGAGAATGGAAATGATTCCTTTTCCGCTGTCGCTGCTGCCGCTGCCTCATCGTCATCGTCCGCAGACAGGTACAAACACACTTCGCTCACGTCACTGGGGCTGGGATCCTCTCACCTGTCTTCATTCGGAGGAGGATGGGGCGGCTTGGGTCAGAGCTGGGCGAAATTTGGGAGTCTGGGAGCTACAGCGTTCGGAAACTCAAACCCCAGCTGGAGAGGCTTCACCGGAGACCAGCACGCAGGAAGACTGATCGCGTCGGACGGCGAGGATGAAGATGGGGACGAGGATGTTCAAGAGTCGCACCTGTACAGGACGTCCCCATCGCCGACACACACCAACCTGTTCACGTCTGCTGCCATggcaacaggagggaggggtCTGAGGAGTGGATTGGCCATTAGGAATCAAGGAAGTGTAGAGAGGTCGTGGAGGAGAGACGAACCGGCGTGGACAGAGAGGAGAGACGCAG GTTTACAAGGTGACTCGAGAAGCCGAGGGCAGCAGAAAAGTGTGCCAACGTCAGACAGCGCGGCGCTGAAGAACAAAAGGAGGCCAGGACGGCCCAGGAAGCACCCGCTGCCCTCCTCTGTGTCCTCCCCCGCGCACTTATCTGCAACGCCGTCCATGTCCTCACCTGAAATCTTGCCAGGACACAGCCACGTCAGAGATGAGAGAGAAGTGGGAGGGAGAACAGAAGAAAGACTGCCAGAGAGAGACAGGGGAGGAGGCGACACGGCGCAGCAGGTGACGGAGTCGGAGCTGCAGGCCAAGAGGAAGAGAGGACGGAAGAGAAAACACAGTGACTCGCCCTGTCATCAGAG TGTCGCTGAGGATAAATCCGAGTGCGACGCCCTCCCTGAATGTTTTAGCCAATCAGACGTCGACCAGGCTCCGTCCCAACCGGTAACCATCCAAAGAGAGGAAAAGGCCGATGGTCCTCCCAGGAAGAAATTCCTGAGGGCAGGTCTTTACTCTGATGATTACAAAACTACAGA CCCCCCCTCCCAAACCCAGAAGAACTGCAAAGAGAACATGGAGTACACGCCAGGGGAGAACGAGTACAGCCTTTTACCTGCTCCCATCCATGTCG GGAAGTACCTGAGGCTAAAAAGAATTCATTTCCAGCTGCCCTATGATGTGATGTGGCTCTGGCAGCACAACCAG CTTCACCGGCAGCCTGCTGTCCCCCTGAAGAGGAAGCGGCGTTACT GCCGGCTGAAAGAGAGGACTGCATCATCTCAGCAGACAGCG GAGGAGAGCTCGAGTGACATTACCAGCTTGTTCCCGCACCTCGACATGGAGCCTTTGAGCAGCAGCGAGAG GAGCTTTGTGGTGAAGCACCATGTGTTCCTTGTGAGGAACTGGGAGCTGGTGAGAGACAGACAAATCCGGATGAGaatagagagggagagagaacgagacgcagagggagagggagaggagggcgACTCACGACATCTGTCCTGTGAAGGAGCCAATGGGGACGACAGCCACATCAAGTCAG ATCATCCAGTGGGGGTGGAAGTGACGGTTATCAGCAGTGACCCCCCCCACCAAAGTCAGGACACCTCCAGCTCGTTCACTGCCAGCCCCTGT CCCACCAAAACCCACAGCAGACatgaggaggagggagaggaagaaaaacaaggcgAAGGAGAAGTTTGCAGCAGAGAACAGAGGAGGAAACGGCTGAATGATTTACTTTTGAACCTGCAGCATTCATAA